A genome region from Triticum aestivum cultivar Chinese Spring chromosome 2B, IWGSC CS RefSeq v2.1, whole genome shotgun sequence includes the following:
- the LOC123040262 gene encoding cystathionine gamma-synthase 1, chloroplastic-like, translated as MARSSSPLVNKASPTEASPTEQRRLLRARRSSKRVTALRPEAVLDATLPGTEQQDDPGVIAAATAPKRDATLSDETLAVHAGEKMGKNGAMDTDSIATPIVSGTTHWFKSSHDLIAFKEGRRHSFEYGRYGNPTVKVLEDKISALERAESTLVTSSGMNAIVATLLALVPPGAGHVVTTTECYSEARAFIGDKLSKMGIKVTFIELNDMETLKDVLDQGDVTLFYTDCPTNPHLKCIDIKLVAELCHRKGALVCIDSTLASPMNQKPLTIGADIVVHSATKYIAGHHDVIAGCISGSDALISRIRAWNHDLGGAISPVCSIY; from the exons ATGGCGCGGTCGTCGTCTCCTCTCGTCAACAAGGCTTCGCCCACCGAGGCTTCGCCCACCGAGCAGCGCCGCCTGCTCCGTGCTCGCCGTTCTTCAAAGCGCGTCACCGCTTTGAGGCCGGAGGCGGTCCTTGATGCCACCCTCCCTGGCACCGAGCAGCAGGATGACCCCGGTGTCATTGCTGCCGCCACGGCTCCGAAGCGGGATGCTACTCTCTCAGACGAGACCCTGGCAGTTCACGCCGGGGAGAAGATGGGGAAGAACGGCGCCATGGACACAGACTCAATCGCGACACCTATCGTGAGCGGCACGACGCACTGGTTCAAGAGCTCGCACGACCTCATCGCGTTCAAGGAAGGCCGGCGCCACAGCTTCGAGTACGGCCGCTACGGCAACCCCACTGTGAAGGTCCTGGAGGACAAGATCAGCGCGCTGGAGAGGGCCGAGTCGACGCTTGTCACATCCTCAGGCATGAACGCCATCGTCGCCACGCTGCTCGCGCTCGTACCGCCCGGCGCCGGCCACGTGGTGACCACGACCGAGTGCTACAGCGAGGCGCGCGCCTTCATCGGCGACAAGCTCTCAAAGATGGGCATCAAGGTGACATTCATCGAGCTGAATGACATGGAGACGCTCAAGGACGTTCTTGACCAGGGCGAC GTGACACTCTTCTACACTGACTGTCCGACAAACCCCCACCTCAAGTGCATCGACATTAAGCTCGTCGCGGAGCTGTGTCACCGCAAAGGGGCTCTGGTGTGCATCGACAGCACCCTTGCCTCGCCCATGAATCAGAAGCCACTCACCATCGGGGCCGATATCGTCGTGCACTCTGCCACAAAGTACATTGCCGGCCATCACGAC GTCATTGCAGGATGCATCAGCGGCTCGGATGCGCTCATCTCTAGGATACGTGCGTGGAATCACGACCTCGGCGGTGCCATTAGTCCGGTATGTAGTATATACTAA